The genome window GCGTGAGGCTGCGCGCGTCCGAAAACGCTGCGAGCCGCTCCCGTTCTCCCCGGTCTTTCTGAGAAACAGGTTCGCGATGACGATGCCGTCCGCCACGATCCGGCTGCAAACGCCTGACGATCAACCAGCCCTCCAGTACCTCAACGAATGCGCCTTCGGGCCGGGCCGTTTCGCCCGCACCGCCTATCGCGTCCGCGAGAACTCGGTGCGCGATCCGCGCCTCAATCTCTGCATGGAACTCGACGGCGTTATGGTGGGCGCGATGGACCTGACGCCGGTCACGGTCGGCGATGTGCCGGGCGCGCTTCTGCTCGGCCCGCTGATCGTCTCGGGCGATCATCAGAGCCTCGGTCACGGCCTTCGGCTGATGCTTTACGGTCTCAAGCGCGCGAAAGATCTCGGCTATCGGATCGTGATCCTCGTCGGCGACCTCCCCTATTACCTGCGTGCCGGGTTCTGCCCCATACCGCGCGGCCGCATTGAGCTTCCGGGGCCGGTCGATCCGGCGCGGCTGCTTTATGCCGAACTCGTACCGGGCGCGCTGGAAGAGTACAGCGGCCTTATTCGCGGCATGCGCGATCCGAGCAACGTCGATTAACATCCGCCGCATCGAAGGAGCGCTCAGCCTTTCGTTCGAGCATGAATGTATCGCAAAGCCTGCGTCCGGTTTTGCGGATCATGCTTTAGCATCGGCCTGCTTGAAATCATTGGAATGACGAGGCCGAATTGAGATAAACATTGTTACCGGAAGCGGAGGCGGGACGCGTGTTTTTGCGAATCTCACCGGCGCGTCTCACCGACAAGTGACCGCAGTTGTCGGGCCTTCGGCTTGCTCTTTGCAGTGCCTGCGTTAAGAGCAATTGCGGCACGTCTCGTAGGCATATCGTCCGTTAAATAATCACTGCGAAAGGGTGCGCTTTTAGGTCGCGCGACGACTTGTTATAAAAACAGCTCGTGAGAGCACTCTGTTCGCAATTTAGGTTAGTTAACCGTTGCCGCGCGCGGCCCCTTGGTGACATAAAGGCGTCCGGGGGTTGGGCCAACAAAGGACAAAAATGCCGAAGCTGAACATCAACGGCAATGAGGTCGAGGTCGAAGACGGCATAACGCTTCTGCAGGCATGTGAGCTGGCCGGCGCGGAAATACCGCGCTTCTGCTATCACGAGCGGCTGTCCATCGCGGGCAACTGCCGCATGTGCCTCGTGGAAATAGCGGGAATGCCGAAGCCGATGGCATCTTGCGCGATGAATGTCAGCGATTTACGGCCGAACCGTGACGGCACGCCGCCGACGATTCTCACCGATTCACCGATGGTGAAGAAGGCGCGCGAAGGCGTGATGGAGTTCCTGCTGATCAACCATCCGCTCGATTGCCCGATCTGCGATCAGGGCGGAGAGTGCGATCTTCAGGACCAGGCGATGTATTACGGCTCCGAAGGCAGCCGCTATCGCGAGAACAAGCGCGCCGTCGAAGAGAAATACCTCGGTCCTCTCATCAAGACGTTCATGACGCGCTGTATTCAGTGCACGCGCTGCGTCCGCTTCATGTCAGAAGTCGCGGGCGTGCCGGAACTCGGCGCGATCGGACGCGGCGAGGACATGGAGATATCCACCTACCTCGAACGCGGGCTTCATTCGGAACTCAGCGGCAACATCGTCGACCTGTGCCCCGTGGGTGCGCTGACGTCGAAGCCTTATTCGTTCGTGGCGCGGCCTTGGGAACTGCGCAAGACCGAGTCCATCGACGTGATGGACGGCCTCGGCTCCAACATCCGCATCGACAGTCGCGGCCGCGAAGTCATGCGAATCCTGCCGCGCAACCACGACGGCGTGAACGAGGAATGGCTGTCCGATAAATCGCGCGCAATCGTCGACGGCCTCAAGAAGAAGCGGCTCGACCGCCCTTATATGCGCCGGGATGGCGTACTTGAAGAAGTGTCGTGGTACGAGGCGTTCACCGAGATCGCCGCGCAGGTCGAGAAGGCCGGCGCGCGGAAGGTGGGCGCCATCGCGGGCGACCTCTGCTCGGTCGAAGACATGTTCGCGCTGAAGACGCTGCTTGAGCTTCTCGGCTCGCCGAACATGGATTGCCGCCAGCAGAGCCAGAAGCTCCACCCCAAGCACGGTCGCGGAAGTTACCTGTTCAACGCGACCATCGCCGGCATCTCGAAAGCCGACGTCATCCTGCTCATCGGCACGAATCCGCGCAAGGAAGCCGCCGTGCTCAATGCGCGCATTCGCTGCGCGTACCTGCACAATCACGCGCGCGTCGGGTTGGTCGGCCCGGAGGCGGACCTCACCTATCCTTACGAGTGGCTCGGCAATTCGCTCGCCGTGCTCGACGAGATCGCGAAGCCCGACAATCCGGTGCTGAAGGCGCTGGCAGAGGCGTCGCATCCGCTCATCATCGTCGGCCAGGACGCGCTATCGCATGAGGCGGGCGACGCCGTGTTGGCGAAGGCCGCGGAGATCGCGGCGGCGGCGGTGAAGGGCCGCGAGGATGCGGGCTGGAACCCGCTCTCGATCCTTCACACCAGCGCCGCGCTCGTCGGCGGCCTCGACATCGGGTTCGTGCCGGGCGAGGGCGGCCTCGACACGGCGGGCATCCTCGAAGGCACGCAAAGCGGCGACATCGAAGTGCTCTATCTTCTCGGCGCTGACGAGTTCGACGTGAGCCGCACGGGCGATGCCTTCGTGATCTATCAGGGCTCGCACGGCGACTCGGGCGCGCGCATCGCGGACATCATCCTGCCGGGCGCCGCGTACACCGAGAAGAACGGCACCTACGTCAACACCGAAGGCCGCGTGCAACTCGGCGAACGCGCGATCTTCCCGCCCGGCGATGCCCGCGAGGACTGGACCATTCTCCGCGCGCTATCGGAACATCTCGGCGCGAAGCTGCCTTTCGACTGTTTCGGGTCGCTGCGCAGGGCGCTTTACAAGGCGCATCCGCATCTCGCCGCCATCGACACGGTCGAGGCAGCCAAGGTCGAGCTGAAGCTCGGCGATGTACCGCCGCTGCCGGATACGCCATTCGGCGTTTTCATCGAAGATTTCTACCAGACGAACCCGATTGCGCGGTCCTCGGCGGTCCTCGCCGAGCTTTCAGCGCTGCATCAGGAATACGAGCAGGGACTTGCGGGCGCCGATGGCTGATTGGAGCACACTCTGGAGTAACTACGGCTTTCCGACCGCGCTTATCCTCGGTCAAAGCCTGTTGACGCTCGTCGCGTTGCTTCTGTTCGTCGCGTATCTGCTGCTCGCGGACCGCAAGATCTGGGCGGCTGTGCAGCTTCGGCGCGGACCGAACGTCGTCGGCGCTTACGGGCTCCTTCAATCCTTCGCCGACTTCCTCAAATTCGTGGTGAAGGAGCCGGTCATTCCGGCGGGTGCCGACAAGACGCTGTTCCTGCTCGCGCCGCTCGCCACAACCGTGCTCGCGCTCGCGGGCTGGGCCGTGATCCCGGTGGCGGACGGCTGGGTGGTGTCCGATCTGAATGTCGGCATTCTGTATCTCTTCGCGATCTCGTCGCTCGGCGTCTACGGCATCATCATCGGCGGCTGGGCTTCGAACTCGAAATATCCGTTCCTCGGCGCTCTCCGCTCGGCCGCGCAGATGGTTTCCTACGAGGTATCCATCGGCTTCGTACTGGTGGCGGTGATCCTGTGCGCGGGCACGTTGAACCTCTCCGGCATCGTCGAGGCGCAACGCAGCAACTACGGCCTCTTCGGCTGGTACTGGCTACCGCTATTCCCGATGTTCGTGGTGTTTTTCATCTCGGCGCTCGCGGAGACGAACCGCCCACCCTTCGACTTACCCGAGGCGGAATCGGAGCTCGTCGCGGGCTTCATGGTAGAATACTCTTCGACGCCCTATCTTCTCCTGATGCTTGGCGAATATGTCGCGATCACCGTGATGTGCGCGCTGACGACGATCCTGTTCATGGGCGGCTGGCTGCCACCGTTCGAGGTCGCGCCGTTTACCTGGGTGCCGGGGATCTTCTGGTTCGTTCTGAAATTCTGCTTCGTCTTCTTCCTGTTCGCGATGGTGAAGGCGATCGTGCCCCGCTACCGCTACGACCAGTTGATGCGGCTTGGCTGGAAGATCTTCCTTCCGACGTCGCTCGCGATGGTGGTGGTTGTGGCTGCGGTTCTGCAATTCGGAGGTCTCGCGCGCTAGCGCGGGCTTATCCCAAGGGAGTGCATGCATGGGCGGCTTCGGCCAGTCTTTGAGATCAGCGGTTCTCGGCGAGTTTCTTGTCGCGACATGGCTTGCCATGAAGTATTTCTTCGGGCCGAAAGCGACGATCAACTATCCGTTCGAGAAGAACCCGCTCTCGCCCCGCTTTCGCGGCGAGCACGCGCTGCGCCGTTATCCGAACGGCATGGAGCGCTGCATCGCGTGCAAGCTTTGCGAGGCCATCTGCCCGGCGCAGGCCATCACAATCGAGGCGGGGCCACGCCGCAACGACGGCACGCGCCGCACGACGCGCTACGATATCGATATGGTGAAGTGCATCTATTGCGGCTTCTGTCAGGAAGCCTGCCCGGTGGATGCCATCGTCGAAGGACCAAATTTCGAGTTCGCTACAGAAACGCGAGAGGAATTGCTGTACGACAAGGAAAAGCTGCTTGCGAACGGGGACAGATGGGAGCGCATTCTCGCAAAAAATATTGAACTCGATGCGCCCTACCGTTAACCTTTTCTAACGGTAATCCGACTGTCTCCACTCACAGGCTCGCGCGTGTAACGCCTGACGCGGCGAACATGACGCGCAACTGATTTGCTCTCCTCCGACGAGGGGCGGAGGGAGCGCGAACCGCCGTGAGCGGCGGCTTCTTCCCCTCGCCGCAGAACGTCGCCATCCGGCAAGAGGGTACGAACCGGAGGGCGGCACTCGAAGGGGTTCACACGAGATCGATCTGTCGTCAGGCCGAAATGCCTCGGCGCAAGACGCGATTGGCATAAACAGGAGTGCCCCGCGCCCACACGGACGCCGGGTTCCGAAGATCGATTTGCGAGGGCGCATCGCGGCCTTGCTGTCGAGCTTGAACGAAAGGACGGGTTGCGTTCGCCTGGCGATCGCGATCCAGAGGACGAACCATGTCTTCCACGGCTTACGCCGCACATTTCGAGATCGGCCGCGCATGACAATCGCTGGATACTTCTTCTATCTGTTTTCCATCGTGCTCATCTCATCGGGCGCGATGGTGATTTCCGCGCGAAATCCGGTCCATTCCGTGCTGTTCCTCATCCTTGCCTTCCTGAACGCGGCGGGGCTTTTCGTGCTGCTCGGTGCCGAGTTCCTGGCGATGATCCTGGTCATCGTCTATGTGGGCGCGGTCGCGGTGCTGTTTCTGTTCGTGGTGATGACACTCGACATCGACTTCGGCCAGCTACGCAAGGGCATGAGCCGCTATTTGCCCATCGGCATTCTGGTCGGGCTCGTGCTGGTGACGGAGTTGATCCTCGTCGTCGGCGGCTTCACGATGGCGCCGGGCGCGATCCGGCCAGTGGCAAGCGCGCAGGTCTCCAACACCGAGGCGATTGGGCGCGTTCTCTACACGGATTACCTCTATTTCTTCCAGCTTTCCGGGCTCGTGCTTCTCGTCGCGATGATCGGGGCTATTGTGCTGACGCTGCGTCACCGGCCCGATTCGAAACGGCAGAACGTCGCGCGGCAGGTCGGACGCAAACGCGAGGACGCTATCGAGGTGGTTAAAGTCGAAACCGGGAAAGGGATCTCCTGAGGGCCATGCTGAACACGATCTCCCCCGTCGAGGCCGCGACCGGCATCGCACTCCAGCAATATCTCACCGTCGCCGCGATCCTCTTCACGCTCGGCGCCTTTGGCATCTTCCTGAACCGGAAGAACGTCATCATCATCCTGATGTCCGTCGAGCTGATGCTGCTCGCGGTGAACATCAACCTCGTCGCCTTCTCGGCCTATCTGAACGACCTCACGGGCCAAATCTTCGCACTGATGGTGCTGACCGTCGCGGCGGCCGAGGCTGCCATCGGGCTGGCGATCATCGTCATCTACCACCGGAACCGCGGCTCCATCGCCGTTGACGACATCAACTCGATGAAAGGCTGAGGCGGGCATGTATCAGGCCATCGTCCTACTTCCGCTGATCGGCGCGCTCTGTGCCGGCTTTTTCGGGCGCTCGCTCGGCGACAAGAATTCCGGCTTTCTGACGAGCGCTCTCGTTCTCGTCTCGGCGGCCCTTTCGTGGCTCGCGCTCTATCAGGTCGGCATCGAGGGGCAGGAAGCGCGTATAACGCTCTTCCCTTGGATCGGCGTCGGCGATCTGCAAACATCGTGGTCGCTCCGCATCGACACGCTGACCGCCGTCATGCTCGTGGTGGTGAACACCGTCTCCGCGCTCGTTCACATCTATTCCGTCGGCTACATGTCCGACGACGACCGCCAGCCGCTGTTCTTCTCCTACCTGTCGCTGTTCACCTTCGCGATGCTCTCGCTCGTGACGGCTGACAACCTCGTGCAGCTTTTCTTCGGCTGGGAGGGCGTGGGCCTCGCGTCCTATCTGCTCATCGGTTTCTGGTATCAGCGCGAAAGCGCAAATGCGGCGGCGATCAAGGCGTTCGTCGTCAATCGCGTGGGCGATTTCGGCTTCGCGATCGGCATCTTCGCGATCTGGTTCATTTTCCGCGATGTGAACTTCGACACCATCTTCGCCGCCGCGAAGGAGCATCAGGCTACAACGATCCCGTTCTTCGGCTATCAGGTGCCCGCGCTCGATTTCATCTGCCTTTTCCTGTTCATGGGCGCGATGGGCAAGTCGGCGCAGTTCCTGCTGCACACGTGGTTGCCTGACGCGATGGAAGGCCCGACGCCGGTTTCCGCCCTCATCCACGCGGCCACGATGGTCACCGCGGGTGTGTTCATGGTCGCGCGGCTGTCACCGTTGTTTGAACTGTCGCCGATTGCGCTGCTCGTCGTGACCTGCGTTGGCGCGATCACCGCGTTCTTCGCGGCCACCGTTGGCTTGGCGCAGAACGACATCAAGCGCGTCATCGCCTATTCGACCTGCTCGCAGCTCGGTTACATGTTCGTCGCGCTTGGGCTTTCGGCCTATGGCGCGGCGGTGTTTCACCTCTTTACGCACGCTTTCTTCAAGGCGCTGCTGTTCCTCGGCGCAGGCTCCGTGATCCACGCGCTCCACGGCGAGCAGGATCTGCGCAAGATGGGCGGCATGCGCAAGGCCATCCCGTTCACCTTCGGCATGATGGTCATCGGCACGCTGTCGCTCACGGGTTTTCCCTTCACGGCGGGCTACTTCTCGAAGGACATGATTATCGAGGTGGCCGAAGTCTCGCATTCGGCGGTCGGGCAAACCGTCTACTGGATGCTGATCTTCGCCGCCTTCCTCACCTCCTTCTACTCGTGGCGCCTGATCTTCATGGCGTTCTACGGCGAGCCGAAGGATCATCACGCCTTCGAGCACGCGCATGAATCGCCGCCGGTGATGACGGGGCCGCTTCTGATCCTCGCCGCCGGCGCGCTGTTCGCGGGGCTCATCTTCGCACCCTATTTCGTTGGCGCGGACTACGCCCAGTTCTGGCGCAGCTCTCTCTTGTTCCTGCACGGTTGGCACGAGCCGCATGTGGCCGACGTCTTCATGAAGTGGCTGCCGACGATCGTGATGGCGGGGGGCTTCGGCGTCGCCTACTGGGCCTATATCTCCTCGCCCGGCATTCCTGCCTGGACCGTCAAGACGTTCAAGCCGATCCACGCCTTCCTCTACAACAAGTGGTACTTCGACGAGCTTTACGACTGGATCTTCGTGCGGCCCACGCGCTGGATCGCCCGCGTGCTGTGGAAATACGGCGACGGCGCGATCATCGACGGGCTCGGCCCGGACGGGGTGGCCGCCAGCGTGATCGCCACCACGAAACGCGTCGTCCGCATCCAGACCGGCTTCGTCTACACCTACGCCTTCGTCATGCTGATAGGCGTGACGGTCCTCATCACCTGGTTCGCCTACCTTTATCGCGGGGCTTTGTTCACCCTATGAAAGAATGGCCCATCCTGACGACGCTCATGCTGCTGCCGGCCGTCGGCGCGCTTTTGCTCGCCGTCCTCCGAGGCACCGATGAAGCCGCGCTTAAAAACGCGCGCTGGATCGCGCTCTGGACGACCGTCGTCACCTTCGCGCTATCGCTCATCCTCCTGAGCGACTTCGACTATGCCAACCCGGGCTTCCAGTTCGTGGAGCACCGGCCGTGGCTGTCTGACACGATCACCTATTACGTCGGCGTCGATGGGCTTTCGCTGCCCTTCGTGATCCTGACAACATTCCTCATGCCCCTGACGATCCTCGCGAGCTGGAAGTCGATCACGGTGCGCGTGAAGGAATACATGATCGCGTTCCTGATCCTCGAAGCATTGATGATCGGCGTGTTCTGCGCGCTCGACCTCGTGCTGTTCTACCTGTTCTTCGAGGGCGGCCTCATCCCGATGTTCATCATCATCGGCGTGTGGGGCGGGCCGCGCCGCGTCTATGCGAGCTTCAAGTTCTTCCTCTACACGCTGCTCGGCTCGCTGTTCATGCTGATCGCGATCCTCGTCATGTACGGTATGGCGGGCACGACCGAGATCCCGGCGCTCCTGAAATATGACTTCCCGGTCAATGTGCAGGCGTGGCTCTGGTTCGCCTTCCTCGCGTCCTTCGCGGTGAAGCTGCCGATGTGGCCGGTTCACACCTGGCTACCCGACGCGCACGTCGAAGCGCCGACTGCGGGCTCCGTGGTGCTGGCTGCGATCCTCCTGAAAATGGGCGGTTACGGCTTCATCCGGTTCTCGCTGCCGATGTTCCCGGATGCGTCGGTGCAGTTCGCGCCGCTGATGTTTACGCTCGGCGTTGCGGCCATCATCTACACCTCGCTCGTGGCCTTCGCGCAGAAGGACATGAAGAAGCTCATCGCCTATTCTTCCGTCGCGCATATGGGCTTCGTCACCATCGGCGTGTTTTCCGGCACCGAGCAAGGCGTGCAGGGCGCGGTGTTCCAGATGATAAGCCACGGCATCGTGTCGGGCGCGCTGTTCCTCGCGGTCGGCGTCGTATACGATCGCATGCACACGCGCGAAATCGCGGCTTATGGCGGGCTTGCCGACCGCATGCCGATCTACGCCTTCTTCTTCATGGTGTTCACCATGGCGAATGTCGGCCTCCCCGGCACGAGCGGCTTCATCGGCGAATTCCTGACGCTGCTCGGCACATTCCAGGCGAACACGGTCGCGGCGTTCTTCGCGTGCTTCGGCCTCATCCTCTCGGCGGTCTACGCGCTCACGCTCTATCGCAGGATGATCTTCGGCAAGCTCGAAAAGCCGTCGCTCGCCACGATCAAGGACATGAGCCCGCGCGAAATTGGCATCATGGCGCCGCTGCTGATCCTCACCATCGTGCTTGGCTTCTACCCGAAGCCGGTGCTCGACATGACAAGCGGGTCGGTGAAGGCGATGATCCTGCCGTATCAAAAGGAACTTCAGGCGCAAGCCGACACGGGCGCGGCGGCGAAGTCGTTCGCCGAACTTGAGAAGAGGCGGTGACGATGCTGTCCGACGCTTTCACCAGGGCTTCCACAATGTTTTCGACCTACGCGCCGATCTACCCGGAACTGTTCGTCGTGCTGGCCGCCTTCGTGCTCCTCATGTGGGGCGTGTACAATCGCTACCCGGCGGGGCTTTCCATCAGCATCGTCGCGGTCGGCGTGCTGGTCGGCGCGATGGTGCTCGTGGCGCGCCAGCCTGCGGTCGCGCAGGAACTCTTTAACGGCGCCTTCGTGGATGACGGCTTCGCCCGCTTCATGAAAATCCTGACGCTCGCGGGCGCGGCGCTGGCGATCCTGCTCTCGCTCGACTATTTGCGCCGCGAACGCATCCTGCGCTTCGAATATCCGGTGCTGATCCTGCTCGCGACTGCGGGCATGATGCTGACGATCTCGGCGAACGACCTGATTTCGCTCTATCTCGCCCTCGAATTCCAGAGCCTCGCGCTTTATGTTCTCGCCGCCTTCCATCGCGATCAATTGCGCTCGACGGAAGCCGGGTTGAAATATTTCATTCTCGGCATCCTCTCGTCAGGGCTGCTGCTTTACGGCTCCTCGCTCGTCTACGGCTATACCGGCGCGACGAATTTCGCGCGCATCGCCGAAGCGGTGCACACGAGCGGCGCATCGGTGGGCCTCGTCTTCGGCCTCGTCTTCATCCTCGCGGGGCTTGCCTTCAAGCTCGCGGCGGTGCCGTTCCACATGTGGACGCCCGACGTTTACGAAGGCGCGCCGACGCCCGTCACCGCCTTCTTCGCCACCGCCGCCAAGATGTCGGCCATGGCGATGCTGATCCGCGTCGTGCTGACGGCCTTTCCCGACGCGACGCAGCAATGGCAGCAGATTGTCATCGCGATTTCGGTCGCATCCATGGCGCTCGGCGCTTTCGCCGCCATCGGACAGAAGAATATCAAGCGCCTCCTCGGCTACTCGTCCATCGGACACGTCGGTTATGCGCTTGTCGGCCTTGCCGCCGCCGTTCCGGGCGGGGCCGCCGCCGACGGTGTGTCGGCCGTGCTGATCTATCTCGCGATCTACCTCGCGATGACCGCCGGTGCCTTCGCCTGCGTGCTCGCCATGC of Rhodomicrobium vannielii ATCC 17100 contains these proteins:
- the nuoL gene encoding NADH-quinone oxidoreductase subunit L; translated protein: MYQAIVLLPLIGALCAGFFGRSLGDKNSGFLTSALVLVSAALSWLALYQVGIEGQEARITLFPWIGVGDLQTSWSLRIDTLTAVMLVVVNTVSALVHIYSVGYMSDDDRQPLFFSYLSLFTFAMLSLVTADNLVQLFFGWEGVGLASYLLIGFWYQRESANAAAIKAFVVNRVGDFGFAIGIFAIWFIFRDVNFDTIFAAAKEHQATTIPFFGYQVPALDFICLFLFMGAMGKSAQFLLHTWLPDAMEGPTPVSALIHAATMVTAGVFMVARLSPLFELSPIALLVVTCVGAITAFFAATVGLAQNDIKRVIAYSTCSQLGYMFVALGLSAYGAAVFHLFTHAFFKALLFLGAGSVIHALHGEQDLRKMGGMRKAIPFTFGMMVIGTLSLTGFPFTAGYFSKDMIIEVAEVSHSAVGQTVYWMLIFAAFLTSFYSWRLIFMAFYGEPKDHHAFEHAHESPPVMTGPLLILAAGALFAGLIFAPYFVGADYAQFWRSSLLFLHGWHEPHVADVFMKWLPTIVMAGGFGVAYWAYISSPGIPAWTVKTFKPIHAFLYNKWYFDELYDWIFVRPTRWIARVLWKYGDGAIIDGLGPDGVAASVIATTKRVVRIQTGFVYTYAFVMLIGVTVLITWFAYLYRGALFTL
- a CDS encoding NADH-quinone oxidoreductase subunit J, giving the protein MTIAGYFFYLFSIVLISSGAMVISARNPVHSVLFLILAFLNAAGLFVLLGAEFLAMILVIVYVGAVAVLFLFVVMTLDIDFGQLRKGMSRYLPIGILVGLVLVTELILVVGGFTMAPGAIRPVASAQVSNTEAIGRVLYTDYLYFFQLSGLVLLVAMIGAIVLTLRHRPDSKRQNVARQVGRKREDAIEVVKVETGKGIS
- a CDS encoding GNAT family N-acetyltransferase is translated as MTMPSATIRLQTPDDQPALQYLNECAFGPGRFARTAYRVRENSVRDPRLNLCMELDGVMVGAMDLTPVTVGDVPGALLLGPLIVSGDHQSLGHGLRLMLYGLKRAKDLGYRIVILVGDLPYYLRAGFCPIPRGRIELPGPVDPARLLYAELVPGALEEYSGLIRGMRDPSNVD
- a CDS encoding NADH-quinone oxidoreductase subunit M, yielding MKEWPILTTLMLLPAVGALLLAVLRGTDEAALKNARWIALWTTVVTFALSLILLSDFDYANPGFQFVEHRPWLSDTITYYVGVDGLSLPFVILTTFLMPLTILASWKSITVRVKEYMIAFLILEALMIGVFCALDLVLFYLFFEGGLIPMFIIIGVWGGPRRVYASFKFFLYTLLGSLFMLIAILVMYGMAGTTEIPALLKYDFPVNVQAWLWFAFLASFAVKLPMWPVHTWLPDAHVEAPTAGSVVLAAILLKMGGYGFIRFSLPMFPDASVQFAPLMFTLGVAAIIYTSLVAFAQKDMKKLIAYSSVAHMGFVTIGVFSGTEQGVQGAVFQMISHGIVSGALFLAVGVVYDRMHTREIAAYGGLADRMPIYAFFFMVFTMANVGLPGTSGFIGEFLTLLGTFQANTVAAFFACFGLILSAVYALTLYRRMIFGKLEKPSLATIKDMSPREIGIMAPLLILTIVLGFYPKPVLDMTSGSVKAMILPYQKELQAQADTGAAAKSFAELEKRR
- the nuoK gene encoding NADH-quinone oxidoreductase subunit NuoK, with the protein product MLNTISPVEAATGIALQQYLTVAAILFTLGAFGIFLNRKNVIIILMSVELMLLAVNINLVAFSAYLNDLTGQIFALMVLTVAAAEAAIGLAIIVIYHRNRGSIAVDDINSMKG
- the nuoI gene encoding NADH-quinone oxidoreductase subunit NuoI, translated to MGGFGQSLRSAVLGEFLVATWLAMKYFFGPKATINYPFEKNPLSPRFRGEHALRRYPNGMERCIACKLCEAICPAQAITIEAGPRRNDGTRRTTRYDIDMVKCIYCGFCQEACPVDAIVEGPNFEFATETREELLYDKEKLLANGDRWERILAKNIELDAPYR
- the nuoH gene encoding NADH-quinone oxidoreductase subunit NuoH — translated: MADWSTLWSNYGFPTALILGQSLLTLVALLLFVAYLLLADRKIWAAVQLRRGPNVVGAYGLLQSFADFLKFVVKEPVIPAGADKTLFLLAPLATTVLALAGWAVIPVADGWVVSDLNVGILYLFAISSLGVYGIIIGGWASNSKYPFLGALRSAAQMVSYEVSIGFVLVAVILCAGTLNLSGIVEAQRSNYGLFGWYWLPLFPMFVVFFISALAETNRPPFDLPEAESELVAGFMVEYSSTPYLLLMLGEYVAITVMCALTTILFMGGWLPPFEVAPFTWVPGIFWFVLKFCFVFFLFAMVKAIVPRYRYDQLMRLGWKIFLPTSLAMVVVVAAVLQFGGLAR
- the nuoG gene encoding NADH-quinone oxidoreductase subunit NuoG — translated: MPKLNINGNEVEVEDGITLLQACELAGAEIPRFCYHERLSIAGNCRMCLVEIAGMPKPMASCAMNVSDLRPNRDGTPPTILTDSPMVKKAREGVMEFLLINHPLDCPICDQGGECDLQDQAMYYGSEGSRYRENKRAVEEKYLGPLIKTFMTRCIQCTRCVRFMSEVAGVPELGAIGRGEDMEISTYLERGLHSELSGNIVDLCPVGALTSKPYSFVARPWELRKTESIDVMDGLGSNIRIDSRGREVMRILPRNHDGVNEEWLSDKSRAIVDGLKKKRLDRPYMRRDGVLEEVSWYEAFTEIAAQVEKAGARKVGAIAGDLCSVEDMFALKTLLELLGSPNMDCRQQSQKLHPKHGRGSYLFNATIAGISKADVILLIGTNPRKEAAVLNARIRCAYLHNHARVGLVGPEADLTYPYEWLGNSLAVLDEIAKPDNPVLKALAEASHPLIIVGQDALSHEAGDAVLAKAAEIAAAAVKGREDAGWNPLSILHTSAALVGGLDIGFVPGEGGLDTAGILEGTQSGDIEVLYLLGADEFDVSRTGDAFVIYQGSHGDSGARIADIILPGAAYTEKNGTYVNTEGRVQLGERAIFPPGDAREDWTILRALSEHLGAKLPFDCFGSLRRALYKAHPHLAAIDTVEAAKVELKLGDVPPLPDTPFGVFIEDFYQTNPIARSSAVLAELSALHQEYEQGLAGADG
- the nuoN gene encoding NADH-quinone oxidoreductase subunit NuoN; the encoded protein is MLSDAFTRASTMFSTYAPIYPELFVVLAAFVLLMWGVYNRYPAGLSISIVAVGVLVGAMVLVARQPAVAQELFNGAFVDDGFARFMKILTLAGAALAILLSLDYLRRERILRFEYPVLILLATAGMMLTISANDLISLYLALEFQSLALYVLAAFHRDQLRSTEAGLKYFILGILSSGLLLYGSSLVYGYTGATNFARIAEAVHTSGASVGLVFGLVFILAGLAFKLAAVPFHMWTPDVYEGAPTPVTAFFATAAKMSAMAMLIRVVLTAFPDATQQWQQIVIAISVASMALGAFAAIGQKNIKRLLGYSSIGHVGYALVGLAAAVPGGAAADGVSAVLIYLAIYLAMTAGAFACVLAMRNGRTTYSESISDLAGVSKEQPLFAFLFAMLLFSLAGVPPLAGFFAKLYVFNAAVQSQLYWLAIVGVVLSVVSAYYYLRIVKVMYFDEKGETFEPIAPSVKITLGITAAFTLLFFLYPSPLKLAADAASRTFF